A segment of the Symmachiella macrocystis genome:
CCGATACCTCGGTAAGCATGGCTCGCAGGCGATTTATGAATTCGATGATCGCTTGATTGCTGAGTGACACACTTCTCACGCCGATCTGGGCCTTGATCCTGGGCATTCTCATTGCCCCTACTTCATCTCTGTCAACGAACTCATCCTGCACTACTGGCAGTTCGCTCAAGGATATTTCGTCAAGACGGATGAGCAAGCTGGGATCCGCTCTGCACTTCGCCGTTTGCGTGAGTTATACAGCCAGCAGGAGGTAGCGGAGCTTGGCCCTCTCCACCTCAACGCTGTCCAGGTGCAATGATTCTTGCTGAACTGTCGCGCACGGTCATTCCCTTTGATCGTTCGAGGTGTGAGAAGACGGCGACACGAATAGTCAGGGAGCGTTGCAGCAATTGATTCTGGCAACGAGCGTGAGTACGGAGTATCCTGGAGTCGGTCTTGCTCACGGGCGAGACGGATACGCGGTTGTCTTTCCTGAACAGGATACCGGTCATGATATATCGATTGATGCTGCGGTGCGCGTTGAGAATGTCGGCAAGCGCCCTATTATTGTTGCTGGGCGTCAACATATTGCACGCCGCTGAAAAACCGAATGTGTTGTTTATTGCTGTTGATGATCTCAATGACTGGACCGGCGCGCTCGGCGGTTATCCGGGAATTAAAACACCGAATCTTGATCGGCTGGCGGGTCGCGGTGTGTTGTTCACGCGGGCCTATTGCTCAGCTCCGGCTTGCAATCCCTCGCGGGCCAGTTTGCTGACCGGCATCCGCCCCTCGACCTCAGGGGTGTACCGTAATTCGCAACCGTGGCGCCGCGCGCTGCCCGATGCGGTGACATTACCACAACAGTTTCAAGCTGGCGGCTATCGTGTCTGGGGGGGCGGAAAGATCTATCACGGCCGATTTCCTGACCGGCCGTCGTGGCACGAATACTTCAAGCGGCCGCAGGATCCGCATCCGGAAAAACGCCCCGCAAACGGTATCGCTAAAACAGGCCATTTCGATTGGGGGCCGGTGCAGGTTGCCGATGCAGAGATGTCCGATGCGGTCGTTACCTCCTGGGGCATCGATTTCCTCAAACAGAAACAAACACAACCCTTTTTCCTGGCGGTCGGTTTGTTTCGACCCCACTTGCCGTGGTATGCCCCGCAGAAGTATTTCGATCAATACCCGCTCGATTCAATCCGTTTGCCAAAGGTGCTGGACAATGATCTGGATGACGTGCCGAGGGTCGGCAAGAGATTTGCCAGGTTGCGCGATCATCGCAATGTAACCCGCACCGACAATTGGGAAAAAGCCGTGCAGGCCTATTTGGCGAGTATCACGTTCACCGATGCGCAGGTCGGGCGGTTGCTGAATGCACTCGATGCCAGTGGACACGCTGAGAACACGATCATCGTCCTGTGGAGCGATCACGGTTGGCATTTGGGGGAAAAGCATCACTGGCGCAAATTCGCCCTATGGGAAGAAGCGACCCGCGTAACTATGATGATCACCGCACCGGGCGTGACGCAGCCAGGTGGTCGCTGCGAACGGACCGTGAGTTTGCTCGACATCTATCCCACATTATGCGATCTGTGCGGCTTGGATCAGCCGGAGGTCCTCGAAGGGGACAGTCTGCAACCGTTACTCAAAAACCCGAGCGCAGATTGGACGCAGCCCGCTGTCACTACACACGGCCGCAACAATCACGCCGCCCGTAGCGAACGTTGGCGGTATATCCGCTATGAGGATGGTAGCGAAGAACTGTACGACCACGATGCTGACCCGCTGGAATGGAAAAACCTCGCCGCCGATGAGCAGAACGCCAACGTCAAAGCCGAATTGGCGAAGTCGTTCCCGACAGTGAATGTAAAGGGCATCCCGGAAGGCCGCGACAACAAGCGCAGAAAAATGAACAACAAACAATGACGACCTGTTCGTTCGACAGCGGCTACTTTGATAGCAAAACCAGAACCTAATCTCCGTCGCGGGAACAAATGACCTTGACCGAAAACGTTCCATGTCCTGCAGATTTGACCACGCAAAGATCACATGAAGAGTCTCAACGTCAGGTCATTTTCAAGTCGTTTTCAATTGTCGATCCTGAAGCCCCTTGATACTCTGGGTGAACCGATACAGTGCTCGAATCATTTCCTGTCTACTCCCCGTCGATTTCATCGTCATTCTCACAAGCGTCCATTGACGAATGCAGAACCTGTTCTGAATTGAACAATGCACCGTGCTGGTATCTGATTGAACGGACCAGAACATCTCTGTCGGCTGCGCCACATGCTTGAGATTCCCGACACCTTAAACGTTCCTACCTATCATAGTGAAGTCGCTGCGTACCTTCAGAATGAACAGGCTGAACTGTGGCAGTGGTTTGCTGCGAACTGTTTGGCAAAAGACCACACCGACGCTGTGAGGCTGGAATTGCTGAAATCGGCCTATCGTGTCGATGATCAGACGACGCCAAGGCTGCAAGAATTGGCGCATGAGGCTGCGCAGCAGCTCGGACTTGATGTTCCCATCACGCTGTATCACGCTCAGCGGTCCGTCAATGGATTGAACGCCCATCTGACCTATCTCCCTGGCGAAGTTCATATCGTGCTGCACGGATCGATAACCGAAATGCTCGACGATGTCGAGTTGCGTGCCCTCTTCGGTCACGAACTTTCGCACTACATTTTCTGGACGGGATGGGATGGCAAGTTCTTCGTTGCCGACGAGGTTCTCGCCGCTTTGAGCAACGATGGTCCACAAGGTTCGCCACAGTCGGAAAGTCATCGACTGCTTCGGCTCTACGCCGAAATTTTTTGTGATCGCGGAGCGCGGATCGCGTGTGGCGAACTGCTGCCGACGGTCAGTACGTTGGTAAAAACCGAAACCAGCGTGCGAGAGGTCAATGCGGAAAGCTATCTGAAGCAAGCCGAAGAAATTGCCGGCAGCGAATCTTCAAAAACCGTGGAGAGGACGCATCCAGAATGTTACATCCGCACAAGAGCGCTCAAATTGTGGGACGAGCAAGTGACGGGTGCTGAAGATGAGATCCGCCGCATGATCGAAGGACCAGCCGCACTCAACCAGCTCGACTTGCTCGCGCAAAATCGCATCAACCAATTCACGCGGCGACTGGTCGATGCGTTTCTTTCGAGCGCATGGTTACAGACAGATAAACTAGTGAGCCATGCGCGGCTGTTTTTCGACGGTTTTGAACCACCAGCGGAATCGAAAATTGATGAGCAACTGACCGCGGATCTCCAGACCCCCGATGCGTCACTGCGAGACTACTATTGCTACGTGCTGCTCGATTTCGTCACCACCGACCGCGAACTCGATGAAGCCCCGCTGGCGGCAGCCCTTCAATTGACTGAACGACTACAATTGGACAGCCGCTTTGGGGAGATCGTGCATAAGGAATTAGGAATTGGCAAAAAACAACTGGCCAAACTCCGCCGCGATGCCCCAAAAATAGTAAACCAGGTAGCACAGGAGAGCGAGGCGAGATGACGTCGTTCGATGAGTTCCTGCAGTCACGGTTGTCCGAGGGAGGCTTCACGACTGAAGATACCTTAGCGAGCTGTTTGCCTCTGCTGCGACAGGTGGTCGCCGCGCACGAAGCGGGACAGGTTGCCCCGCTGGAAGGGCTTGCTGATCTACAAGTCGATGGAGGGAGAATCTGGTTTGCAGAGTCGCGATTGCAGTCGCCAACACACAATCAGGCTGCGCTGCGCAAGCTGAGTCGTCGTGACGCATCTGCGGTTGAGATTGTCCACGAAGCTCGGGTCGAGTCCGCTGACGACGAGAATCACGACCGCGTTGTCAATTTGCAAATCGGAAAACGAGATGAAGAGATTCAGCGTCCAGTTTATCTGCAGGGATATGTGAGCTGGGAGCACCTGATTGACCATCACGATCCGCTGACCGATGTCTTCAGCCTGGGATTAATACTGGCGAGCATTGCGTGTGGGTTGAACCTGAATGAAGACGATGAGTTCGCCGCATTCGTGGAACAGCGGGGAAATCTGTTTGCCATTCAGTCTGGGCTGCATCCGGTGCTTGCACGTGCCATCCTGCGGATGACGGAACTGGACCGCCACCGCCGACCACAGGACCTCCCTGCTCTCTTGAATGCTTTGGAAAACTACCGTGACCAGGATATCGATTTTGATGTCGAGCTGGCACGTGTGGCGGACTTTGGGAAGAAGGACATCCACGGCAAACAGCAGATCGTGTTGTCCAAGCTCCAAGAGCGGCTGCTCGATATTTCTCGGCGGAATCGATTGCTGCACTTCCGGGCGACAATGCACACGGTGAATCTGACCCATGCCTCGGTTCCCTTGTCCTTCGACGTTGAGGGGATTCGGCCCGATCAGATCCTCGTTTGGAACAACGACATCCAGAAGCGTGTCGCTGCCGGGAAAGGCCTTTCGCTCAACAAACATCTGAATTTCCATGAGGCGCTCTACTTGCCCAGCCTGCTGGATCATATTCGGCTCGATGCGCAACGCGACAAGAACGAATACGGGTTTGCGCAATTGCGGCTCGTCGCCTGTTTTCTGCGATGGTCGAACCTCAAAGAAACTCCCCCCGTCGAATATGAATCACCATTGGTGCTGGTACCGGTTGAACTAACCAAGAAGAAAGGTGTGCGGGACACATTTCACCTCAAGTCGCTCGATTCTGTCGCGGAAATCAACCCGGTCGTGCGGCATTTGTTTCAGCAGTTGTACGGCATCGAACTGCCGGAGAGGATTGATCTCGAAAACTCGTCGCTGGATGACTTGCATACGTTTTTGGCTCGCGAAATCGAAGCGAGCGAACCAGCGGTCAGCCTGCAGAAGATTGACCGGCCGCGAATCGATCTCATTCATGACAAGGCGCAACGTCGACTGGACCAATATCAACGGCGCGTGCGACTCGCCGGACGGAGTGTGCGACGGTTTCTTGACCTCGATTACAGTTACGATCCGGCCAACTATCACCCCTTGGGGCTGCAACTCTATAACGACCGCATCCGTCCCGCGCCCACACGGCTGGAAGTCATCATCGATGAATCATCCGTCCGTCGGAATTACGCGGCCCCGCCTCAGTCCCCACCTGCGACAGAAAAACGCAAGACTCTGTTTTCCCTGCGCGAGGGGGGCGAGGGAAACCCGTACGCCTGGGAGTTCGATTTGTGTAGCGTGACGCTGGGCAATTTCAAGTACCGGAAGATGTCGCTTGTCCGCGACTACCGGGCACTCCTGGAAGATAACCCTCTCAATCCGTCATTCGATGCCACCTTTTCGCTCTCACCTCGCCCCGTTGACGATGACAATACGGCCCCCCTGGAATTGCCCGAACGGTATCATGTCGTTCCTTGCGACCCCACGCAAGGAGCGGCAATTGCTGAATCGCGAACCGGCAGTAGTTATATTATTCAGGGACCGCCCGGAACCGGTAAATCGCAAACCATTACCAATCTCATTGCCGATTACGTCGCGCGCGGGGAGCGTGTTTTGTTCGTTTGCGAAAAGCGGGCCGCCATCGACGTCGTCTATCATCGGCTGCGTCAAAAGGGGTTGGACCGCCTCTCCTGCTTGATCCACGACTCGCAGGCGGACAAAAAAGAATTCGTGATGGATCTCAAACGAACCTATGAGGAGTTTCTGGCCGATCCCTCAGAAAAAGCTGCGAATGCGCAACGCAAACGTGAGAAGATCTTAAAACAAATCAAACGGGAACTTGCGCCGCTTGAAGAAGTTCAATCGACAATGACCGCTCAGCCCGAAACGGTGGGGACCGAAGTCCGGGAATTGTTGGAACGGCTAATCGAACTGAAAGAACAATTGCCGGAATTCTCCTCACGCGCGCGTGAAAGCATTCCAGATTTTGCTCACTTACATTCGGCCCGCGAGGAATTGCAGCAGGTAGACCAATTGCTGAGAGTTGTTCAGCCTGACGGGGTCTTGGCGCGGTATCCGTTACGGTTGATCAACGATGCCGTTTTGAATGCCGATCGACCCATTGAGTACGTCACTGAATGTTTGCCGCCGGTGTTTGATTCGCTGCAGGAAATCGTTCAAGTAATTGCCGAAGCCGGTCTGCCGGCAACCAGTCGCGATACTTTCAGTCATGCGCTCGACATCATGCGCTGCGCATCGCAAGCCGGTTTTTTGGCCCGGCAAAACGCTTCGTCTCTCTTGAGAAAGGGGAGTCAAGCCGCCAGCGATTTTGCAAAACGAAAACGTCGATTCAACAAGCTCCATCGTAAATTAGAAAAGCAGCGCGAAGCCGCAGGGCACTGGAAGCAAAAACTACCTGCCGCCGAAGTCTCGACTGTCCGACAACGCGCCCAACTCTACGACGGCGATCATTTGCGGTTTTTCAAGCCGGGATGGTGGAAACTGCGGTCGGTGTTAAACCGTTGTTACGACTTCAAGTCGCATGTCCTATCGCCAACGTATGTGCAGGTTCTCGAATGGCTGGAAGGCGAGTATGCCGCAGAGCAAGCGGTGCATGAAGCCGATGCGGAGCTGGCAAAGGAATTCCGAGCCGAGGGTTCATTCACCGAATTCGCGGGGAGAATTTCGCAGTTCTCGCATTTCGTCGAATCACAACCGGAGCACGTGCAGACGGCACATCAATTTCTGATCAAAGCGGAGGACGCGGATACCCGCATTGCGATGCTGGCGGACCTCGCACCGGCAGCGGAACGCCTTGCCGAACAACTGGACCGCTTCCTGACTGATTACAAGGATGTATCGCCTGCTGACTTGCTCACATTATTGAACGAATTCGAGAATGCGCTGGACGATCTGCCGGACTATCTGGAATGCGCCCGCGAACTGGGGAGCTTGCCGCGGGAAATTGCCACTGCATTACGTGCGAACGACTGGACAGTAGAGGAACTGGAGGCAGCCTCTGCCCAATGCAGTTTCGAGGACGTGCTGCGGAAGGAGCGAAGTTTCGCAAAATTCGGCGGCAGTCTCCAGGCACGGCACGTCCAACAACTCGACCGACTCATGACCGATTGGCAACAGATCAACGCGCGAGTGCTCTGTGACCGAGTGCGGGCACGGTTTTTGGAGCACACCAAAATCTCGACATTGCCGGCTGCGCAGTTGACGCCTGAGCAGAAGCCTTTCAAAAAGGAGTATGCGCGCGGTCGCCGCGAATTGGAGCATGAGTTCGGGAAATCGATGCGCTACAAGCCGATTCGCGAGTTGGTAGCTGGTGAGTCGGGGATGGTGGTCAAGGATCTGAAACCAATCTGGCTAATGAGTCCCTTGAGCGTTTCCGATACGCTGCCGTTGGATACGGAACACTTCAACGTCGTCATTTTCGACGAGGCCAGTCAGATTTTGCTCGAAGAAGCCGTGCCATCGCTGTTCCGGGCAACACAGGCAATAGTTGTGGGCGATGAAATGCAGCTGCCCCCGACCAATTTCTTCTCCGCCCGTAACTCAGACGATGATGAACAATTGACGTTTGAGGAAGACGGTGAAACGGTCGAGTATGATTTAGAGAGCAACAGCTTCCTCAACCATGCGGCGCGCAACCTCCCTTCCCGCATGTTGCGCTGGCATTACCGCAGCCGGTCAGAATCGCTCATCAGCTTCTCCAATTGGGCATTTTACGGTGGCCGGCTTTTGACGGTTCCGGAAGAACAACTCGCGCCACTAGGCCGTCAGGAATTGATCGCCGCCTCATCGGAAGATGGTGTCGCCAACACCGCTGAACTATTGAAGCGGCCAGTGAGTTTTCATTTCATGCAGCACGGCGTTTATCAAGGACGCCGTAATCGAGCAGAAGCGGAATATATCGCCGAGTTGGTTCGCACATTGCTGCAATCCGCAGCGCATCCCACGATCGGAGTCGTTGCGTTTTCCGAAGCACAACAGGGAGAAATCGAAGCAGCGCTCGATCGCCTGGCTGAGGAGGACCGTACGTTTCGGGAACAATATGAATCTGAATTGGAGCGTGAAGAGGACGACCAATTCACCGGATTACTGGTAAAAAACCTGGAAAACATTCAGGGAGACGAGCGAGACGTCATCATCATGAGCGTCTGCTACGCCCCGAACGCGGCCGGTAAGATGCGGATGAACTTCGGCCCCATTAACCAATCCGGTGGGGAAAAACGGCTGAATGTGGCGTTCTCGCGGGCAAAACATCAAATGGCGCTGGTCAGTTCCATTCGTTCCGCAGCCATCACAAACGACTATAACGACGGAGCGAATTGCCTCAAAAACTATCTGCAGTACGCCGAACGGAGTTCCTCCGGTGATGCGGCGGGAGCTCAGCGCATCCTGCAGATGATGTCGCTGGCACGCACCGGCAATGACGATCGCCAGTCTGCGCGGAATGCGGTCATCAATCAACTAGAGCTTGCCTTGCGTGCGCAAGGCTATGAAATCGACTTCGCAGTGGGGCAATCACAATTCCGTTGTGACTTGGCAATTCGCCGCGCGGGAGACGCTTGCTATCGATTGGGTATCCTCGTCGATACCGTCGACTATTACCAGCAGACCGATCTGCTCGAGCGGGATCTGATGAAGCCCAATCTGCTCCGAGCTTTCGGCTGGCGAATCGCAGTCGTGTTGTCCAAAGATTGGTGGGAGAATTCCGCCAACGTGCTCGCACGACTGCTACGCATTGCCGAAGCGACTGAAGAAGATCTAGCGCAGCAGCAGGCGCACGAAACAACTCCAGAGGCTGCATCAACAGACACCACTGCGGGCCCAGTCGACGGAATTGATTGCTGATGACGACGCTGAGGAGAATGCCATTGATCGTTAACGCAGCATGTGATTTTAACCCAACCGTTCCGGCAGCAACCGGAAGTTGCCGCTACGACGGTCGATCCTGCCTGCAATAGCCCCGATCGGACCAGCATACGAGGTGGCAACGGTTTGCGTTCTCGACATGGGACCGCATCTCGTTCGACTACAAGCTGTGATCACCACACGTTGCTAGGCTAATGCTCGCAGTTGTTCGAGAATAATCGGGTCATCGATCTCTTCGTCACGCGCTAGTAGCAA
Coding sequences within it:
- a CDS encoding M48 family metalloprotease, with product MLEIPDTLNVPTYHSEVAAYLQNEQAELWQWFAANCLAKDHTDAVRLELLKSAYRVDDQTTPRLQELAHEAAQQLGLDVPITLYHAQRSVNGLNAHLTYLPGEVHIVLHGSITEMLDDVELRALFGHELSHYIFWTGWDGKFFVADEVLAALSNDGPQGSPQSESHRLLRLYAEIFCDRGARIACGELLPTVSTLVKTETSVREVNAESYLKQAEEIAGSESSKTVERTHPECYIRTRALKLWDEQVTGAEDEIRRMIEGPAALNQLDLLAQNRINQFTRRLVDAFLSSAWLQTDKLVSHARLFFDGFEPPAESKIDEQLTADLQTPDASLRDYYCYVLLDFVTTDRELDEAPLAAALQLTERLQLDSRFGEIVHKELGIGKKQLAKLRRDAPKIVNQVAQESEAR
- a CDS encoding AAA domain-containing protein produces the protein MTSFDEFLQSRLSEGGFTTEDTLASCLPLLRQVVAAHEAGQVAPLEGLADLQVDGGRIWFAESRLQSPTHNQAALRKLSRRDASAVEIVHEARVESADDENHDRVVNLQIGKRDEEIQRPVYLQGYVSWEHLIDHHDPLTDVFSLGLILASIACGLNLNEDDEFAAFVEQRGNLFAIQSGLHPVLARAILRMTELDRHRRPQDLPALLNALENYRDQDIDFDVELARVADFGKKDIHGKQQIVLSKLQERLLDISRRNRLLHFRATMHTVNLTHASVPLSFDVEGIRPDQILVWNNDIQKRVAAGKGLSLNKHLNFHEALYLPSLLDHIRLDAQRDKNEYGFAQLRLVACFLRWSNLKETPPVEYESPLVLVPVELTKKKGVRDTFHLKSLDSVAEINPVVRHLFQQLYGIELPERIDLENSSLDDLHTFLAREIEASEPAVSLQKIDRPRIDLIHDKAQRRLDQYQRRVRLAGRSVRRFLDLDYSYDPANYHPLGLQLYNDRIRPAPTRLEVIIDESSVRRNYAAPPQSPPATEKRKTLFSLREGGEGNPYAWEFDLCSVTLGNFKYRKMSLVRDYRALLEDNPLNPSFDATFSLSPRPVDDDNTAPLELPERYHVVPCDPTQGAAIAESRTGSSYIIQGPPGTGKSQTITNLIADYVARGERVLFVCEKRAAIDVVYHRLRQKGLDRLSCLIHDSQADKKEFVMDLKRTYEEFLADPSEKAANAQRKREKILKQIKRELAPLEEVQSTMTAQPETVGTEVRELLERLIELKEQLPEFSSRARESIPDFAHLHSAREELQQVDQLLRVVQPDGVLARYPLRLINDAVLNADRPIEYVTECLPPVFDSLQEIVQVIAEAGLPATSRDTFSHALDIMRCASQAGFLARQNASSLLRKGSQAASDFAKRKRRFNKLHRKLEKQREAAGHWKQKLPAAEVSTVRQRAQLYDGDHLRFFKPGWWKLRSVLNRCYDFKSHVLSPTYVQVLEWLEGEYAAEQAVHEADAELAKEFRAEGSFTEFAGRISQFSHFVESQPEHVQTAHQFLIKAEDADTRIAMLADLAPAAERLAEQLDRFLTDYKDVSPADLLTLLNEFENALDDLPDYLECARELGSLPREIATALRANDWTVEELEAASAQCSFEDVLRKERSFAKFGGSLQARHVQQLDRLMTDWQQINARVLCDRVRARFLEHTKISTLPAAQLTPEQKPFKKEYARGRRELEHEFGKSMRYKPIRELVAGESGMVVKDLKPIWLMSPLSVSDTLPLDTEHFNVVIFDEASQILLEEAVPSLFRATQAIVVGDEMQLPPTNFFSARNSDDDEQLTFEEDGETVEYDLESNSFLNHAARNLPSRMLRWHYRSRSESLISFSNWAFYGGRLLTVPEEQLAPLGRQELIAASSEDGVANTAELLKRPVSFHFMQHGVYQGRRNRAEAEYIAELVRTLLQSAAHPTIGVVAFSEAQQGEIEAALDRLAEEDRTFREQYESELEREEDDQFTGLLVKNLENIQGDERDVIIMSVCYAPNAAGKMRMNFGPINQSGGEKRLNVAFSRAKHQMALVSSIRSAAITNDYNDGANCLKNYLQYAERSSSGDAAGAQRILQMMSLARTGNDDRQSARNAVINQLELALRAQGYEIDFAVGQSQFRCDLAIRRAGDACYRLGILVDTVDYYQQTDLLERDLMKPNLLRAFGWRIAVVLSKDWWENSANVLARLLRIAEATEEDLAQQQAHETTPEAASTDTTAGPVDGIDC
- a CDS encoding sulfatase, whose amino-acid sequence is MIYRLMLRCALRMSASALLLLLGVNILHAAEKPNVLFIAVDDLNDWTGALGGYPGIKTPNLDRLAGRGVLFTRAYCSAPACNPSRASLLTGIRPSTSGVYRNSQPWRRALPDAVTLPQQFQAGGYRVWGGGKIYHGRFPDRPSWHEYFKRPQDPHPEKRPANGIAKTGHFDWGPVQVADAEMSDAVVTSWGIDFLKQKQTQPFFLAVGLFRPHLPWYAPQKYFDQYPLDSIRLPKVLDNDLDDVPRVGKRFARLRDHRNVTRTDNWEKAVQAYLASITFTDAQVGRLLNALDASGHAENTIIVLWSDHGWHLGEKHHWRKFALWEEATRVTMMITAPGVTQPGGRCERTVSLLDIYPTLCDLCGLDQPEVLEGDSLQPLLKNPSADWTQPAVTTHGRNNHAARSERWRYIRYEDGSEELYDHDADPLEWKNLAADEQNANVKAELAKSFPTVNVKGIPEGRDNKRRKMNNKQ